A single genomic interval of Hevea brasiliensis isolate MT/VB/25A 57/8 chromosome 4, ASM3005281v1, whole genome shotgun sequence harbors:
- the LOC110657952 gene encoding uncharacterized protein LOC110657952 has product MDGNFQALPPLKRFRLLQQLQENKENNIPISVQLPAKKRKLQELQGNKENNAPISLQLPAKKRKESRHSLLPEPTEVASAATYCLPAKKRVWALQPDLVSGKPLSTFDLNVEYTSYFDKKIKANEDGEETPLPITTNQPVEPHPQEKEHEEVSLLNDNSQSQFIKTTAQEEKEENKVEEEDDDDDGIVCAICQSTDGDPTDPIVFCDGCDLMVHSTCYGNPLIKGVPEGEWFCTQCLDSQSNKQNKAFSCCLCPTTGGAMKPTKDGFWAHVVCAVLVPEVFFEDPDGREGINYSKVPKRRWEGKCYVCKSRKGCVIQCSEPKCPLAFHVTCGLKEDLCIEYKEGKRKVETIVAGFCKSHTELWKKQQRTGKFKIVAREGHK; this is encoded by the exons ATGGACGGCAATTTTCAAGCCTTACCTCCTCTCAAAAGATTCAGGCTCTTGCAGCAGCTgcaagaaaacaaagaaaataacaTCCCCATCTCAGTGCAACTTCCCGCTAAGAAGCGAAAGTTGCAGGAGCTGCAAGGAAACAAAGAAAATAACGCCCCCATCTCATTGCAACTTCCCGCTAAGAAGCGAAAGGAGTCCCGACATTCCCTTCTTCCTGAACCCACTGAGGTTGCTTCCGCTGCTACTTATTGCTTGCCAGCCAAGAAGCGGGTCTGGGCACTCCAACCGGATTTGGTTTCAGGTAAGCCTCTTTCGACTTTCGATCTCAATGTCGAGTATACATCCTATTTTGATAAGAAAATCAAGGCAAATGAGGATGGCGAGGAAACCCCACTTCCCATTACTACTAATCAGCCTGTTGAACCTCACCCGCAAGAAAAAGAACATGAGGAAGTCTCACTTCTCAATGATAACTCTCAATCGCAGTTCATTAAAACTACAGctcaagaagaaaaagaagaaaataaagtagaagaagaagatgatgatgatgatggaatTGTGTGTGCTATTTGTCAAAGCACAGATGGGGACCCAACGGATCCCATTGTGTTCTGTGATGGGTGTGATCTAATGGTGCACAGCACTTGCTACGGCAATCCTTTGATAAAAGGTGTACCTGAAGGTGAATGGTTTTGTACCCAGTGTTTGGATTCTCAATCTAACAAACAAAATAAGGCCTTCTCTTGTTGCCTATGTCCAACAACGGGTGGTGCTATGAAACCCACCAAAGATGGCTTCTGGGCTCATGTTGTGTGTGCAGTTTTAGTTCCTGAAGTGTTCTTTGAGGACCCAGATGGCCGTGAGGGAATTAATTACTCTAAGGTTCCTAAGAGGCGTTGGGAAGGCAAGTGTTATGTGTGTAAGAGCAGAAAAGGATGTGTTATTCAATGCTCTGAGCCTAAGTGTCCCTTGGCATTTCATGTTACTTGTGGGTTGAAAGAGGATCTTTGCATTGAGTataaagaaggaaaaaggaaggtGGAAACAATTGTTGCTGGTTTCTGCAAAAGCCATACTGAATTGTGGAAGAAG CAACAACGAACAGGAAAGTTCAAGATTGTGGCCAGAGAAGGGCACAAGTAG